The Mycolicibacterium boenickei genome has a segment encoding these proteins:
- a CDS encoding MmpS family protein, whose amino-acid sequence MTNATKSSRRKQFSFSGLARKFWIPLIIMAVVVVGGFTVMRVRTFFGAGDGTGISSAKVDDTKPFDPKVVVYEIYGVPGATADVNYLDLDAQPQRIDGVTLPWTLRLESTAPSVFPNIVAQGNGDTISCRITVDDELKDERTSNGVNAQTFCLVKSA is encoded by the coding sequence GGAAACAGTTTTCATTCTCAGGCCTGGCCAGGAAGTTCTGGATTCCGTTGATCATCATGGCGGTGGTGGTGGTCGGCGGGTTCACGGTGATGCGGGTCCGCACGTTCTTCGGCGCGGGCGACGGCACCGGCATTTCCAGCGCCAAGGTCGATGACACCAAACCGTTCGATCCCAAGGTCGTGGTCTACGAGATCTACGGCGTGCCCGGAGCGACCGCGGACGTGAACTACCTCGATCTCGACGCCCAGCCCCAGCGCATCGACGGGGTGACCCTGCCCTGGACGCTGCGGCTGGAGTCCACCGCCCCCTCGGTGTTCCCCAACATCGTCGCGCAGGGCAACGGCGACACGATCAGCTGCCGCATCACCGTCGATGACGAACTCAAGGACGAGAGAACCTCCAACGGCGTGAACGCCCAGACCTTCTGCTTGGTGAAATCTGCATGA